The following are encoded together in the Gouania willdenowi chromosome 14, fGouWil2.1, whole genome shotgun sequence genome:
- the LOC114475199 gene encoding collagenase 3-like, with product MRISTVCILLSCAAAVCCVPVPQPEEDNESFAENYLKAFFNLTEQRGPSSRRGINPLTKKLSEMQRFFGLRITGSLDNETIEMMKKPRCGFPDGPISRFSTFGRNLKWEKNSLTYRIENYTPDMVRTEVDDSIYKALQVWAKVTPLTFKQIHSGTADIMISFGRRSHGDYYPFDGSGGTLAHAFAPSSGIGGDAHFDEDETFTLHSSRGFVLFLVAAHEFGHSLGLSHSDDPGALMYPTYSYRNPDTFVLPRDDVNGIQSLYGPNPSKDPVVGPTPPTTPDACDSTMTLDAVATLRGEMLFFKDSFFWRSYPQSNTPQQTLINNFWPSAPNKIDAAYESRRSDKIFLFKDSKVWAYSGYTPVPGYPRDIKTFGFPRRVRKIDAALYDDESGKTLFFVGSEYYSYNEGTKSMDRDFRGRVERKRVDQKFSGLLKATAAFQYRGFTYVYNGPYMFEYSLRSSRLYRVLRNSYFLRCTNF from the exons ATGAGGATCtctactgtgtgcatcctcctGAGCTGTGCAGCTGCAGTCTGCTGTGTGCCTGTTCCGCAACCTGAGGAGGACAATGAAAGCTTTGCAGAG AACTACCTGAAGGCTTTCTTTAACCTGACAGAGCAGAGAGGTCCATCCTCCAGGCGAGGCATCAACCCTCTGACCAAAAAACTGAGTGAGATGCAGAGATTCTTTGGCCTCCGCATCACTGGATCTCTGGATAATGAAACAATAGAGATGATGAAGAAGCCTCGCTGTGGATTTCCAGACGGACCCATCTCTCGGTTCTCTACATTTGGGAGGAACCTGAAGTGGGAGAAAAACAGCCTCACGTACAG GATTGAGAATTATACACCTGACATGGTGAGAACAGAGGTGGACGACTCCATTTACAAAGCTCTGCAGGTTTGGGCCAAAGTCACTCCTCTGACGTTCAAGCAAATCCACAGCGGAACAGCTGATATCATGATTTCCTTTGGCCGACGAT CTCATGGAGATTATTACCCCTTCGATGGATCTGGTGGCACCCTTGCACATGCCTTCGCTCCGTCATCAGGCATCGGAGGAGATGCTCATTTTGATGAGGACGAGACGTTTACTCTTCACTCAAGCCGAG GTTTTGTTCTCTTTCTCGTTGCTGCTCATGAGTTTGGTCACTCACTGGGTTTGTCTCACTCTGATGATCCTGGTGCTCTGATGTACCCGACATACTCCTACAGGAACCCTGACACCTTCGTTCTGCCCCGGGATGATGTGAACGGCATTCAGTCCCTCTATG GTCCAAATCCTTCCAAGGATCCTGTAGTCGGCCCTACCCCTCCCACCACGCCCGATGCTTGTGATTCCACCATGACATTGGATGCTGTCGCCACCCTAAGGGGAGAGATGCTCTTCTTCAAAGACAG CTTCTTCTGGCGTAGCTACCCTCAGAGTAACACCCCTCAACAGACGCTCATCAACAACTTCTGGCCCAGTGCTCCAAACAAGATCGATGCTGCTTACGAAAGCAGACGATCCGACAAAATCTTCCTTTTCAAAG ATAGTAAAGTCTGGGCCTACTCAGGCTACACCCCAGTACCCGGGTATCCTCGAGACATCAAAACTTTTGGTTTTCCCAGACGGGTGAGAAAAATTGATGCTGCGCTCTACGATGACGAATCTGGCAAAACACTCTTCTTTGTGGGCTCTGAGTATTACAG CTACAATGAGGGTACAAAGAGCATGGACCGTGATTTTCGGGGCAGAGTGGAGAGGAAACGTGTAGATCAGAAGTTTTCAGGACTGCTAAAGGCAACAGCAGCTTTTCAGTACAGAG GCTTCACGTACGTCTACAACGGGCCCTACATGTTTGAATACAGCCTGAGGAGCAGCAGGTTGTACAGAGTGCTGAGAAACTCCTACTTTCTGCGCTGCACCAACTTCTAG
- the LOC114475197 gene encoding collagenase 3-like isoform X1 — MGHHSPVAKQKEEQTQNLGVMDAALAVKSVTVMMVMVIALCGAVPTETLSQEEQSKAQSYLSRFFSDVGVSPPNSVLRSSLDSFEDTLRKMQEFFGLEVTGQLDSNTLEVMDRPRCGFTDVTRYSHFEGRPKWDKSIITYRVTDYTTDLSHREVDTVLAKALKLYSDVTPLVFKKIDSGTADIMIKFKAAAHGDFSPFDGPQGVLAHAFSPGEGHGGDTHFDEDETWTQTSEGSNLFVVAAHEFGHALGLAHSQLQTALMYPTYQYVNPSGYKLPDDDKKGVQALYGVRGTPDSRPKPQPRPTSEPLPDRCDRNFNFDAATLIQGNLYFFKDGNVWKKSSSWGGISMKKISSVWAGIDKVDAVYEYKTNNVVRIFKGNQYRSFRGNAALPGFPKSISHFGFPSSVTKVDAAVHVSFTSKTLFFVNNKLWSYDERRGRMDRGYPKFIHRELPGIGSRVDAAFENRGYLYFTNGPRQTEYHYSRRRALRKLLNNRWMDCE; from the exons ATGGGTCATCACAGTCCTGTAGCAAAGCAGAAGGAAGAACAAACACAGAATCTTGGAGTCATGGATGCTGCACTGGCTGTTAAAAGTGTGacggtgatgatggtgatggtgatagCACTCTGTGGAGCTGTGCCTACTGAAACACTCAGTCAGGAGGAGCAATCCAAAGCCCAG AGCTATCTGTCACGATTTTTCTCAGACGTTGGAGTCAGTCCCCCAAACTCTGTCCTGCGCAGCTCTTTGGACTCTTTTGAGGACACCCTGAGAAAAATGCAGGAATTTTTTGGTCTGGAAGTGACGGGTCAGTTAGACTCTAACACTTTAGAAGTGATGGATCGACCCCGCTGTGGCTTTACCGATGTCACCAGATACAGCCACTTTGAAGGCAGGCCAAAGTGGGACAAGAGTATAATCACATACAG ggtcacagaCTACACAACAGACTTGAGTCATCGTGAAGTTGACACTGTTTTGGCCAAAGCTCTGAAACTGTACAGTGATGTCACTCCTCtggtttttaagaagattgacAGCGGCACTGCAGACATCATGATCAAGTTCAAGGCTGCAG CCCATGGAGATTTTTCTCCTTTCGATGGTCCTCAAGGTGTCTTGGCACATGCATTTTCCCCTGGAGAAGGTCACGGAGGCGACACCCACTTTGATGAGGATGAAACTTGGACTCAAACCTCAGAAG GATCAAACCTGTTTGTGGTGGCAGCCCATGAGTTTGGCCATGCACTGGGACTGGCCCACTCTCAGCTCCAGACAGCATTAATGTATCCCACATACCAGTATGTGAATCCCAGTGGGTACAAGCTCCCAGATGATGATAAAAAGGGAGTGCAAGCTCTCTATG GGGTCCGAGGGACACCAGATTCACGTCCAAAGCCACAACCGAGGCCCACATCAGAGCCTTTACCAGACAGATGTGACAGAAACTTCAACTTTGATGCTGCCACTTTAATTCAGGGGAATCTGTACTTCTTTAAAGATGG AAATGTCTGGAAGAAGAGCAGCTCATGGGGCGGAATAAGCATGAAGAAAATCTCATCAGTCTGGGCAGGAATTGACAAAGTTGATGCTGTTTATGAGTACAAGACAAATAATGTTGTCAGAATCTttaaag GAAATCAGTACCGATCCTTCAGAGGAAACGCTGCACTACCAGGTTTTCCCAAATCTATCAGTCACTTTGGCTTCCCATCGTCTGTCACCAAAGTAGATGCTGCGGTTCATGTGTCGTTCACTAGCAAAACCCTTTTCTTTGTCAACAACAAACTCTGGAG ttatGATGAAAGACGAGGCAGAATGGATCGCGGATACCCAAAGTTTATTCACCGAGAGCTGCCTGGGATTGGCTCCAGAGTAGATGCTGCATTTGAGAACAGAG GTTACCTGTATTTTACAAATGGACCCAGACAGACTGAATACCACTACTCACGAAGACGAGCCCTTCGCAAGCTGTTGAACAATAGGTGGATGGACTGTgaatag
- the LOC114475197 gene encoding collagenase 3-like isoform X2, with protein sequence MGHHSPVAKQKEEQTQNLGVMDAALAVKSVTVMMVMVIALCGAVPTETLSQEEQSKAQSYLSRFFSDVGVSPPNSVLRSSLDSFEDTLRKMQEFFGLEVTGQLDSNTLEVMDRPRCGFTDVTRYSHFEGRPKWDKSIITYRVTDYTTDLSHREVDTVLAKALKLYSDVTPLVFKKIDSGTADIMIKFKAAGSNLFVVAAHEFGHALGLAHSQLQTALMYPTYQYVNPSGYKLPDDDKKGVQALYGVRGTPDSRPKPQPRPTSEPLPDRCDRNFNFDAATLIQGNLYFFKDGNVWKKSSSWGGISMKKISSVWAGIDKVDAVYEYKTNNVVRIFKGNQYRSFRGNAALPGFPKSISHFGFPSSVTKVDAAVHVSFTSKTLFFVNNKLWSYDERRGRMDRGYPKFIHRELPGIGSRVDAAFENRGYLYFTNGPRQTEYHYSRRRALRKLLNNRWMDCE encoded by the exons ATGGGTCATCACAGTCCTGTAGCAAAGCAGAAGGAAGAACAAACACAGAATCTTGGAGTCATGGATGCTGCACTGGCTGTTAAAAGTGTGacggtgatgatggtgatggtgatagCACTCTGTGGAGCTGTGCCTACTGAAACACTCAGTCAGGAGGAGCAATCCAAAGCCCAG AGCTATCTGTCACGATTTTTCTCAGACGTTGGAGTCAGTCCCCCAAACTCTGTCCTGCGCAGCTCTTTGGACTCTTTTGAGGACACCCTGAGAAAAATGCAGGAATTTTTTGGTCTGGAAGTGACGGGTCAGTTAGACTCTAACACTTTAGAAGTGATGGATCGACCCCGCTGTGGCTTTACCGATGTCACCAGATACAGCCACTTTGAAGGCAGGCCAAAGTGGGACAAGAGTATAATCACATACAG ggtcacagaCTACACAACAGACTTGAGTCATCGTGAAGTTGACACTGTTTTGGCCAAAGCTCTGAAACTGTACAGTGATGTCACTCCTCtggtttttaagaagattgacAGCGGCACTGCAGACATCATGATCAAGTTCAAGGCTGCAG GATCAAACCTGTTTGTGGTGGCAGCCCATGAGTTTGGCCATGCACTGGGACTGGCCCACTCTCAGCTCCAGACAGCATTAATGTATCCCACATACCAGTATGTGAATCCCAGTGGGTACAAGCTCCCAGATGATGATAAAAAGGGAGTGCAAGCTCTCTATG GGGTCCGAGGGACACCAGATTCACGTCCAAAGCCACAACCGAGGCCCACATCAGAGCCTTTACCAGACAGATGTGACAGAAACTTCAACTTTGATGCTGCCACTTTAATTCAGGGGAATCTGTACTTCTTTAAAGATGG AAATGTCTGGAAGAAGAGCAGCTCATGGGGCGGAATAAGCATGAAGAAAATCTCATCAGTCTGGGCAGGAATTGACAAAGTTGATGCTGTTTATGAGTACAAGACAAATAATGTTGTCAGAATCTttaaag GAAATCAGTACCGATCCTTCAGAGGAAACGCTGCACTACCAGGTTTTCCCAAATCTATCAGTCACTTTGGCTTCCCATCGTCTGTCACCAAAGTAGATGCTGCGGTTCATGTGTCGTTCACTAGCAAAACCCTTTTCTTTGTCAACAACAAACTCTGGAG ttatGATGAAAGACGAGGCAGAATGGATCGCGGATACCCAAAGTTTATTCACCGAGAGCTGCCTGGGATTGGCTCCAGAGTAGATGCTGCATTTGAGAACAGAG GTTACCTGTATTTTACAAATGGACCCAGACAGACTGAATACCACTACTCACGAAGACGAGCCCTTCGCAAGCTGTTGAACAATAGGTGGATGGACTGTgaatag
- the LOC114475197 gene encoding collagenase 3-like isoform X3 codes for MQRQNEKSYLSRFFSDVGVSPPNSVLRSSLDSFEDTLRKMQEFFGLEVTGQLDSNTLEVMDRPRCGFTDVTRYSHFEGRPKWDKSIITYRVTDYTTDLSHREVDTVLAKALKLYSDVTPLVFKKIDSGTADIMIKFKAAAHGDFSPFDGPQGVLAHAFSPGEGHGGDTHFDEDETWTQTSEGSNLFVVAAHEFGHALGLAHSQLQTALMYPTYQYVNPSGYKLPDDDKKGVQALYGVRGTPDSRPKPQPRPTSEPLPDRCDRNFNFDAATLIQGNLYFFKDGNVWKKSSSWGGISMKKISSVWAGIDKVDAVYEYKTNNVVRIFKGNQYRSFRGNAALPGFPKSISHFGFPSSVTKVDAAVHVSFTSKTLFFVNNKLWSYDERRGRMDRGYPKFIHRELPGIGSRVDAAFENRGYLYFTNGPRQTEYHYSRRRALRKLLNNRWMDCE; via the exons ATGCAGAGACAGAATGAGAAG AGCTATCTGTCACGATTTTTCTCAGACGTTGGAGTCAGTCCCCCAAACTCTGTCCTGCGCAGCTCTTTGGACTCTTTTGAGGACACCCTGAGAAAAATGCAGGAATTTTTTGGTCTGGAAGTGACGGGTCAGTTAGACTCTAACACTTTAGAAGTGATGGATCGACCCCGCTGTGGCTTTACCGATGTCACCAGATACAGCCACTTTGAAGGCAGGCCAAAGTGGGACAAGAGTATAATCACATACAG ggtcacagaCTACACAACAGACTTGAGTCATCGTGAAGTTGACACTGTTTTGGCCAAAGCTCTGAAACTGTACAGTGATGTCACTCCTCtggtttttaagaagattgacAGCGGCACTGCAGACATCATGATCAAGTTCAAGGCTGCAG CCCATGGAGATTTTTCTCCTTTCGATGGTCCTCAAGGTGTCTTGGCACATGCATTTTCCCCTGGAGAAGGTCACGGAGGCGACACCCACTTTGATGAGGATGAAACTTGGACTCAAACCTCAGAAG GATCAAACCTGTTTGTGGTGGCAGCCCATGAGTTTGGCCATGCACTGGGACTGGCCCACTCTCAGCTCCAGACAGCATTAATGTATCCCACATACCAGTATGTGAATCCCAGTGGGTACAAGCTCCCAGATGATGATAAAAAGGGAGTGCAAGCTCTCTATG GGGTCCGAGGGACACCAGATTCACGTCCAAAGCCACAACCGAGGCCCACATCAGAGCCTTTACCAGACAGATGTGACAGAAACTTCAACTTTGATGCTGCCACTTTAATTCAGGGGAATCTGTACTTCTTTAAAGATGG AAATGTCTGGAAGAAGAGCAGCTCATGGGGCGGAATAAGCATGAAGAAAATCTCATCAGTCTGGGCAGGAATTGACAAAGTTGATGCTGTTTATGAGTACAAGACAAATAATGTTGTCAGAATCTttaaag GAAATCAGTACCGATCCTTCAGAGGAAACGCTGCACTACCAGGTTTTCCCAAATCTATCAGTCACTTTGGCTTCCCATCGTCTGTCACCAAAGTAGATGCTGCGGTTCATGTGTCGTTCACTAGCAAAACCCTTTTCTTTGTCAACAACAAACTCTGGAG ttatGATGAAAGACGAGGCAGAATGGATCGCGGATACCCAAAGTTTATTCACCGAGAGCTGCCTGGGATTGGCTCCAGAGTAGATGCTGCATTTGAGAACAGAG GTTACCTGTATTTTACAAATGGACCCAGACAGACTGAATACCACTACTCACGAAGACGAGCCCTTCGCAAGCTGTTGAACAATAGGTGGATGGACTGTgaatag
- the LOC114475197 gene encoding collagenase 3-like isoform X4, with translation MQEFFGLEVTGQLDSNTLEVMDRPRCGFTDVTRYSHFEGRPKWDKSIITYRVTDYTTDLSHREVDTVLAKALKLYSDVTPLVFKKIDSGTADIMIKFKAAAHGDFSPFDGPQGVLAHAFSPGEGHGGDTHFDEDETWTQTSEGSNLFVVAAHEFGHALGLAHSQLQTALMYPTYQYVNPSGYKLPDDDKKGVQALYGVRGTPDSRPKPQPRPTSEPLPDRCDRNFNFDAATLIQGNLYFFKDGNVWKKSSSWGGISMKKISSVWAGIDKVDAVYEYKTNNVVRIFKGNQYRSFRGNAALPGFPKSISHFGFPSSVTKVDAAVHVSFTSKTLFFVNNKLWSYDERRGRMDRGYPKFIHRELPGIGSRVDAAFENRGYLYFTNGPRQTEYHYSRRRALRKLLNNRWMDCE, from the exons ATGCAGGAATTTTTTGGTCTGGAAGTGACGGGTCAGTTAGACTCTAACACTTTAGAAGTGATGGATCGACCCCGCTGTGGCTTTACCGATGTCACCAGATACAGCCACTTTGAAGGCAGGCCAAAGTGGGACAAGAGTATAATCACATACAG ggtcacagaCTACACAACAGACTTGAGTCATCGTGAAGTTGACACTGTTTTGGCCAAAGCTCTGAAACTGTACAGTGATGTCACTCCTCtggtttttaagaagattgacAGCGGCACTGCAGACATCATGATCAAGTTCAAGGCTGCAG CCCATGGAGATTTTTCTCCTTTCGATGGTCCTCAAGGTGTCTTGGCACATGCATTTTCCCCTGGAGAAGGTCACGGAGGCGACACCCACTTTGATGAGGATGAAACTTGGACTCAAACCTCAGAAG GATCAAACCTGTTTGTGGTGGCAGCCCATGAGTTTGGCCATGCACTGGGACTGGCCCACTCTCAGCTCCAGACAGCATTAATGTATCCCACATACCAGTATGTGAATCCCAGTGGGTACAAGCTCCCAGATGATGATAAAAAGGGAGTGCAAGCTCTCTATG GGGTCCGAGGGACACCAGATTCACGTCCAAAGCCACAACCGAGGCCCACATCAGAGCCTTTACCAGACAGATGTGACAGAAACTTCAACTTTGATGCTGCCACTTTAATTCAGGGGAATCTGTACTTCTTTAAAGATGG AAATGTCTGGAAGAAGAGCAGCTCATGGGGCGGAATAAGCATGAAGAAAATCTCATCAGTCTGGGCAGGAATTGACAAAGTTGATGCTGTTTATGAGTACAAGACAAATAATGTTGTCAGAATCTttaaag GAAATCAGTACCGATCCTTCAGAGGAAACGCTGCACTACCAGGTTTTCCCAAATCTATCAGTCACTTTGGCTTCCCATCGTCTGTCACCAAAGTAGATGCTGCGGTTCATGTGTCGTTCACTAGCAAAACCCTTTTCTTTGTCAACAACAAACTCTGGAG ttatGATGAAAGACGAGGCAGAATGGATCGCGGATACCCAAAGTTTATTCACCGAGAGCTGCCTGGGATTGGCTCCAGAGTAGATGCTGCATTTGAGAACAGAG GTTACCTGTATTTTACAAATGGACCCAGACAGACTGAATACCACTACTCACGAAGACGAGCCCTTCGCAAGCTGTTGAACAATAGGTGGATGGACTGTgaatag
- the acat1 gene encoding acetyl-CoA acetyltransferase, mitochondrial, with protein sequence MSSSGLLTVQGRICKRLAHKYLFRSYTSQPSLNEVVIVSAVRTPMGSFRGSLAAVPATKLGSIAIKGAIDQAGIAPEEVKEVYMGNVLQAGEGQAPTRQALLGAGLTLSTPATTINKVCASGMKSIMMAAQSLMCGHQDVMVAGGMESMSNVPYVMTRDTPAYGGVRMEDLIVKDGLTDVYNKFHMGNCAENTAKKSTISREEQDAYAISSYSRSRAAYEAGVLAKEIVPVSIPQRGKPDVVVSEDEEWRKVDFSKVPKLRAVFQKENGTVTAANASTLNDGAAALVLMTADAAKRLDVTPLARIVSFADAAVAPIDFPIAPAYAVPKVLDAAGLTKDDIAMWEINEAFSVVVLANIQMLDIDPAKVNMNGGAVSLGHPIGMSGARIVGHMVHNLKSGQFGLAGICNGGGGASSILIQKL encoded by the exons ATGTCATCTAGCGGACTCCTCACCGTGCAGGGTAGAATCTGCAAACGTCTG GCTCACAAGTACCTGTTCAGATCGTACACATCTCAGCCTTCACTCAAT GAAGTGGTCATTGTCAGTGCGGTCCGCACTCCAATGGGCTCCTTCAGAGGCAGCCTGGCAGCAGTTCCAGCCACCAAGCTGGGCTCCATCGCCATCAAAGGAGCCATAGACCAAGCAG GAATTGCTCCAGAGGAGGTGAAGGAGGTCTACATGGGCAACGTGTTGCAAGCAGGAGAAGGACAGGCGCCCACCAGACAGGCTCTGCTTGGAGCAG GTTTGACTCTCAGCACTCCAGCAACAACCATCAACAAAGTCTGTGCGTCTGGAATGAAGTCGATCATGATGGCAGCTCAAAGTCTAATGTGCGGACATCAG GACGTAATGGTAGCAGGAGGCATGGAGAGCATGTCCAACGTCCCGTACGTGATGACCAGAGACACACCTGCTTATGGAGGAGTGAGGATGGAGGACCTCATCGTCAAGGATGGACTCACTGACGTCTATAACAAGTTCCACATG GGAAACTGTGCAGAGAACACAGCCAAAAAGTCCACCATCAGCAGAGAGGAGCAGGACGCCTACGCCATCAGCTCCTACAGCCGCAGCAGAGCAGCATATGAGGCTGGGGTTCTGGCCAAGGAGATTGTACCAGTTAGCATCCCTCAGAGAG GTAAACCTGATGTCGTGGTGTCCGAGGATGAGGAGTGGAGGAAGGTGGACTTCAGCAAAGTCCCCAAACTGAGAGCTGTCTTCCAAAAGGAGAACG GCACGGTGACAGCAGCCAATGCCAGCACCCTGAACGATGGAGCCGCTGCTTTGGTGTTGATGACTGCAGACGCTGCAAAAAGACTCGACGTCACTCCGCTGGCTCGCATTGTCT CATTTGCTGATGCAGCAGTTGCACCGATTGATTTCCCCATTGCTCCTGCGTACGCTGTACCAAAG GTGCTGGATGCAGCCGGCCTAACGAAGGACGACATTGCCATGTGGGAGATCAATGAAGCCTTCAGCGTTGTTGTGCTGGCCAACATCCAGATGCTGGACATCGACCCGGCTAAAGTGAACATGAACGGAGGAGCGGTGTCACTGGGACACCCCATCGG GATGTCCGGGGCCAGAATTGTCGGTCACATGGTTCACAACCTGAAGTCAGGACAGTTCGGCCTGGCAGGCATCTGCAACGGAGGTGGCGGCGCGTCCTCCATCCTCATTCAGAAGCTGTAG